One Lucilia cuprina isolate Lc7/37 chromosome 4, ASM2204524v1, whole genome shotgun sequence DNA segment encodes these proteins:
- the LOC124419814 gene encoding uncharacterized protein LOC124419814, producing the protein MEEVYKFLKPNIGLKFNVELHALYAQPNLDDLENTPLDVKSFQTKMKEIFDISEFEVKFTNNIDFTKNGGVSGKRRWLDFSTINKSCSKYKQVSTTEGFILYITTQKLLMKNACVNVKNNDEFCFKWAVISAIVNLETKANRTSIYKVNILSKNINLKGYCLNFNGLSFPLIIKDITIFEENNPCISINVFGYDEAKNIVVGPYYKKNAKSLIILIFYFFKKVLGLTPSISRLIRNQQTKRIEKVFVCYDCLQHFHLIEKLIAHQKNCGQKVSYVPEKDKSTLEFQNYCNSMVVPFVLYADSECIFKNIQTCIPNMDSECMFE; encoded by the exons ATGGAGGAagtctataaatttttaaaacctaaTATTGGCTTAAAGTTCAACGTTGAACTCCATGCTCTTTACGCCCAGCCCAATTTAGATGATTTAGAAAACACTCCATTAGATGTGaaaagttttcaaacaaaaatgaaagaaattttcGACATCAGCGAATTTGAAGTAAAATTTACCAACAAtattgattttacaaaaaatggagGAGTTTCAGGAAAGAGACGGTGGTTGGACTTTAGTACAATTAATAAAAGttgttcaaaatataaacaagtatcAACCACTGAAGGGTTCATCCTATATATCACTACCCAAAAATTGTTAATGAAGAACGCAtgtgtaaatgtcaaaaataatgatgaattttgtttcaaatgGGCCGTAATATCAGCCATAGTTAATTTGGAAACAAAGGCAAATCGTACATCAATTTATAAAGTGaatattttatcgaaaaatattaaCTTGAAGGGCTATTGCTTAAATTTCAATGGGTTGAGCTTCCCATTAATAATAAAGGATATAaccatttttgaagaaaataatccatgtataagtataaatgtattTGGATATGATGAAGCAAAAAACATTGTTGTTGGGCcatactataaaaaaaatgcaaaaagcctaatcatattaatattttatttcttcaaaaaagtATTGGGGCTAACACCATCTATTTCAAG ATTGATTAGAAACCAACAAACGAAAAGAATAGAGAAGGTATTTGTATGTTATGATTGCTTACAACATTTTCATCTGATAGAAAAATTGATAGCACACCAGAAGAATTGCGGTCAAAAAGTATCTTATGTTCCGGAAAAAGATAAGTCTACTTTAGAATTTCAAAACTATTGTAATTCCATGGTTGTACCGTTTGTACTATATGCTGATTctgaatgtatatttaaaaatattcaaacatgCATTCCGAACATGGATTCGGAATGCAtgtttgaataa